GAGATCTTACATAATCTTTCTATAGTAATTTCAAATAGATCttttaatgaataatttatcgttttttaGAAGTATTTGTTCGAAGGTCTTTTGAAAAGAACGAAATGGGTATGGGAAATAAagtagcgccatctgttgtATTTCCCAAGACACAAACCAACAATTTCGAACCTATCTCCGAAAAAAACGATGTAAATCGTTGGTCAGGCTTTTAATGTTACGTTTACTTTCCCGTTTAAAACTAtgcattttttacattttctcaaATGAGAGTTGTCTTGCAACATGATTTGAACCCTTCGCAAGGTAAAAATCGTAATAAAGGCACTTTTCGAATCAATTTTATTAGCACCTCCTCTTGTCATGGTATTTTATTCGTTTAGCTTTAACATATACACACATtaacaattttctttcaaCCAAACAGACTGAAGAATTCGCGATTGATCTTGCGCACATCAGACGCCGCGTCCGCTACGGGGGCTGCCGCTCCACCTGCTACCTGGGTGATAAAGTTCGCTATGACTCCCATCATCATCTGGAAACCCTCTCCCGGTTTCCAGTTAGTAGcctgaaacgaaacgaaatcgtGGTCATGAGCAACACGCTTCTCTAAAGCCACACCCACACACTTACCACACTGTCAATTGCATCGTTCAGGTTAAACACCACGGTAGGCCGGTTGCCACTCGTACCACCCGTCCCTCCGACACCTTCGTCACCTTGTACCTGATCCGCCGACGATACCCAATCGAACAGACCGCCCTGGCCGAAAAATCCGAGCGGGCCACCGTGCGGTCGATGCGGTTTGAAAGGTCTATGGGGTGCTCCACCACCAAAGGATATGCCCTGGCAAGGATATCCACCAACGGCGTCGTAATAGTGGTTATTAAACACAGCTCCACCAGTTCCGGTGTCTGCCGCATGATCGCCACCACCGTAGTTATTGTTTGGCGCGAAATAGTTTACATCTGCCAGAACTAAATTCAGGTGTGGTAGAAGCGTTTTCGGATCAACCGGATTTCCCTGCAGATCACGGCCATATTTCAGCTTGTGGAATAAGCTGTAGGGAATGCAGGGTTGGCCCGGTTTTCGTCGCTTGTACTTGAACTTGTGTCTGTTTTCGCCAAACAGTGAGGTGAGTCCATCGGTTAAACCTCCAAACTTGTCGTTGAAACCATAAAACAGATTGTTCACCGTGTTGGAGGcaactccaccaccaccaccaccaacgattGAGGGTCTGTTGAATGGAGCAGATGCTGCGACCACCGGTTTGTCCGGTTGTTCCTCTTCCTCAcctacatcatcatcgtccccATCGTCATAATCGATGGCCGGTTCGGCCTGAATTGGTTCATCGTTTTTCGATGGCGGCAAACGGTTGTAGGCAGCATTTGGACGATCCGATTTCGTCGTGTAGCGTGGCGGAGGAGGCGTGATCGAAGCAGGCCGATTAAGAAACGGACCTACGGTGGGTCTCACGCCTGGTGGATCGGGATCGTTCTCATGCACCTGATAGCGGCTGTAAATGTCGGGGAACTGATTTTTTCGTCCGTCATCGTTCCCACGTATGCTTCGTCCTTCGAATGCTTCCTGCCGTCGATTCCCAGTGGATGTACTGGAGGAGGAAACGCTTCTACTACCatcgggaaaagaaaatggtagTGAGGCAGACAGCTGAAGGAAGCAACCAAACACAATCAATCTGGATAACTGGGaagaaatatataaatttataatttacatTATATTCTGCTAGTTTACTTAACATGGAATCAAGTAATGAATTGTTGTATCAAAAATTTGACTGTTAaggaaaaattcaaaaactaattaaaatgaaagatATTCTTACAATTCTTAAGATCAAATTCTCATACGATTATAATTCATATTCGAGAACGTTCATCTGATCTGATAGCTGATACCATTCTAAATCCAACTCAACAAATATTGCAATTATACAATTAGCTAGTTTTCTTTAAACTTTATAAGTaagaataattttgtttaaaaagaaCCTCTATAGCTCATTGAATTCACTATAACTAAAAGATGAAGATCGTGATTGTGATTTTACATGTTGTTTTTGGCGGATGACAAACGTTGGACGATTTCAGCATGCTTATTGCATTTAGCGACATTTTTTGTCAAGAAAGACGACCTAGCGTactgtttattttaaactatttataTCTTTTACGTCTTTTAAGAATCTttgaattttacattaaatatcaatttattcACTTGCATACTTTTCACCTGAATTAACACTGGTTCATTGTACAAGAAGTATACGTAAAGTTCAATTACTTTGGGTAATTTTAGGAACTACTATTTGAGCGACcttaattaaaactaaaagatcaattaaataatcaaattttccACAGGTTTTAACAAAGTTTAACAATTCATCTTTCAAATAATGACATTACATAACGTCCAACTCCTTGCATAACAAACACAGTGCAACTCCTGTATCCACcccttttgtttcattttggaatttttaagcGATTCCAAGCGAtagttttttattctgtttagCACACTTCACACGAAATTTAGCAATTTTATATACTAAATCACTCAACAATGCCAAATGCTTCACTCAAATATCActcaaatgttttaaaactaCACAAAAACTTATATTACACTAGCTATCTTTACATTTAATCAATTTCACCAACCATTTGATCGAGTTCCATCTTGCGTTTGTATCCGTTCCCGAACCTATCCGTCAAACAGAGATACCATTGTAACTTGGCCACGACACTAAACACAATGGTTCCCGATCGTTGCGAACGCTTTGCCGCACGGTGTAAAACTGTCTTTCGCAGATCACTCCTGTGCCTTAAAGACCGTCGGATCGGGGAGATAAATTACCGAGTGGACATACTGGACACTCCACGACCAAACCCTGGATGGAGTCTGTCTGGTGTACAACGTGCAACAGAGAACGGGTGATCGTGACtgaaagaaagtgaaagaaatggGACATACAGCTGAAATTCCCACTCCGTTCGCTGACTGCCCACAGTGGTCCATTCATAAGCGCCAAATGTGTGCCAAACTCTTCCCCATTCAACCGACCCGTGGAACCGAGCAATTGTTTACACGTTTGGGTCtataccccaaaaaaaaccgtacaccCCTGCCggggggtggtggttttgcaaATCTCTGCGGCAAAACTGAATACGAGTCCAAATTAAAGTTCCTTCCTATCCACGCCAGAGAGACGTCGTCATCGGATAAAGGGGGTGAGCAAGCTTCCCTACAAAGCGCTGGCTCCAGCTGGTTTGCTTCGTCTCGGTTTGCTCGAATGAGGTAACAGCTAAAGTTCCCGCCATACAAACGGATTTCATAATCGTTTGCCAAAACCGCCAAAGTGGCTGTGAACTGTGCGTACTGAGAGAAAGGCAGATGTGCGGAGGCGTAGCGCCGAAAGCCAAACACTGCACCAAACACTTACTCACAAACCCGTTATCCGTGTTGATGAAGGTTCAGACCACCTCGCGCGGTACGATCGGTTGGACCAGTTCGGCTGCTTCCCGACCGTAGCACATCATTAGGTGACAACGGTGACGTCACCGGGCACCATCTTCCCACACGATTGCTGGTACGTGGTGAGAGTGTACTATTCGGGGAAGTGGTGGTGATTTGAGCCCGTCGTTACCAATTTTTTTCATGGAGAACAGGATCTACAACTACATAAAACGTGGCTATTTCCTTAAAAGACACTTGCAAGGAGAGTGAccaaatgtataaaaaaaaactggaaggAAGGTCACTGGTAAATTGGGTCATATGGTAAAAGAGTTGGGGCATGAGATTGATTCAATAGCATCTTAATTGCTCATGAATTTAGATGCTTTGATAAAATCACGTCCTATTcgttttattatcattattacgAGCATCGGAAATAGAACATTAGAGTACGATAAGTATAGGAGGTTAGACAAGGAAGTTTTTCAATTATGAAGTAAATAACAAACTCCATGATTTCAAGACTCTCTGGCCAACTGCAACTTCAATTACCTTGGGCTAGCATCTTCACGCCATCATCTTGAATATCACTGTTTGAAACTGTGTGGACACTATATCGGGCAAACTTCTGTTCACTGGAACCTTTTTCATGGCCTTTTAGAAcctttttaattgaaattgtgtACCACAAAGTTAATCTGTTGTCCGTAAGTTCCGTAGTTAAAAGCATCAAGTAACAAACTCCATTATGCTATAAAGTAATATTGTAGTAtctattgttgctgttgtgaaGAACTAAACTCAATACTGATCGTCAAAAAGCATcgttttttacttttatgcCAGCAGTCAATCTCAAGGTTTATGCTACCACACACATAATCATCCtttaaatacttcaaatgaTAAACATAACCCTAAAATTGCACAAAATACTCCAATAATTACCCAATTCCACCACTTTGATCTTTGCGCCTGCTTACGCTAAACATCaatataaatgtttaatattgGTGTCTGTTGACATCCCTCGTTAACATACGCACCCAATCGGATGTTGGCAGTGCGGATCAATAAATGTGCTGCCACACCTGGAAAGCCCAATTACTCTCTCTTTGTGCATAATAATGACATCTTCGCAAAACTCCTTCCGACGAGCGTCTTCATCTCGCCAACCGTGATGACGTTTTGCAGATTGATACCGGGATACGCGCTACGCCAATCACCGATCCggtgatcgtgtgtgtttgattttgtttttttccatcgTTCCACACCGGGGTGTGGGTGGGTTGTTGTGTTGCATCGTAAAACCAAAACAGCTACATTGCCTTGACCTCAAAAACATAACCGGTGGTACATAATTCGAGAGGTGAAATCTGTTaaattaagaagaaaaaacattcgCAACCATCGAAATACAACACTTGACAGATTTCGGACACCAAACATCCTTTAAATCgagtaaaaacaaatgaaacaaatccgtactattttgttttgtgacaATTATTTCAACCGAAGTTTAACGCATCTTTATTCCGGtgttcttttctctctcttattCTCGCTTTCGCTTGCTCAGCTTCAATCCATTCAGTTGAACATGACTGCGGCATATGCTTATCACCATTCTATTTCGATTATCTTCGTTCGCTATGCTCAGTGATAGTTTTCGTAAAACTCCCACATGCCCACGCTGTTACAAACTCATGTCcctgtaggttttttttagtgccgTCTCGTTTTTAAACCTTCCCATAGCGACAATTCCGCCCCGGGGAGGGTGGATGATCATCATACAATCTGACCGACGGCACGGTGTTTCACGGACCATCTTTAGATTTCAAAGATTACCGAACCCAaccccctcccaaaaaaacacttttacgTCCTTTACACACTTTGTAACAATCAACGGGAATGTAAGTGGTGTCTCTCTGTCAGAGAGACTTGCTTAAAACGATCTTATAATTCCTTTTGAATTCTAAATCCAAAACACATCGCTCCCATTCGTTCGCTCCTCACTGCGCTATCAACAATTTGTTTCGTTCCTTTGCCAG
This region of Anopheles marshallii chromosome 2, idAnoMarsDA_429_01, whole genome shotgun sequence genomic DNA includes:
- the LOC128708964 gene encoding uncharacterized protein LOC128708964, with product HLLLSRLIVFGCFLQLSASLPFSFPDGSRSVSSSSTSTGNRRQEAFEGRSIRGNDDGRKNQFPDIYSRYQVHENDPDPPGVRPTVGPFLNRPASITPPPPRYTTKSDRPNAAYNRLPPSKNDEPIQAEPAIDYDDGDDDDVGEEEEQPDKPVVAASAPFNRPSIVGGGGGGVASNTVNNLFYGFNDKFGGLTDGLTSLFGENRHKFKYKRRKPGQPCIPYSLFHKLKYGRDLQGNPVDPKTLLPHLNLVLADVNYFAPNNNYGGGDHAADTGTGGAVFNNHYYDAVGGYPCQGISFGGGAPHRPFKPHRPHGGPLGFFGQGGLFDWVSSADQVQGDEGVGGTGGTSGNRPTVVFNLNDAIDSVATNWKPGEGFQMMMGVIANFITQVAGGAAAPVADAASDVRKINREFFSLFG